The following are from one region of the Magallana gigas chromosome 6, xbMagGiga1.1, whole genome shotgun sequence genome:
- the LOC105333510 gene encoding spermatogenesis-associated protein 17 isoform X1 yields MAAMVRLLEETDPIVEEVYRRKNEAEEARQLEYLSTVKIQAWYRGEKTRAYMSHLNKCALIIQRHWRGYLGRGLTRILVKNSVMIMKINFYNKKATYIQKMWRGYYIRKYVFNYYSRKRYLEALQIKNEIVRSELEEYAEMQEQERRRKAEKVEKERREVLARRNHYLISTEVIPGVFNSPFLPYPTDTEYLLRSVKPLLHEKKKKTDKPFDPTCRSYDLPKPKLLPPLPTKPQGPFREPEDVQNQRYKPFQPSLRVATSFTSLEEARKQMKNEEWVTRLNDNVFEPFSRRDSRYEPLLHTRSEYGHLPYGFRYFREEFPDRRVTQQEKERIIETNLRLEHREKSFKTLVPSIPIFDKLNDTYSQGQVF; encoded by the exons ATGGCGGCGATGGTCAGGTTGCTGGAAGAAACTGACCCCATCGTTGAGGAAGTTTATCGCCGAAAAAA TGAAGCCGAAGAAGCAAGACAGCTTGAATATCTGTCAACCGTAAAGATACAGGCATGGTATCGAGGAGAAAAGACGAGAGCATACATGAG CCATCTTAATAAGTGTGCGCTCATCATTCAAAGACACTGGAGAGGTTATCTAGGAAGGGGGCTAACAAGAATTCTTGTCAAG aacaGTGTAATGATTATGAAAATAAACTTCTACAACAAGAAAGCAACTTAT ATACAAAAAATGTGGAGAGGATATTACATCAggaaatatgtatttaattacTACAGTCGAAAGAGATACCTTGAAGCAttacaaatcaaaaatgaaattgtcAG GAGTGAACTAGAAGAATATGCAGAGATGCAGGAACAGGAGAGAAGAAGAAAGGCAGAGAAGGTGGAGAAAGAGAGAAGGGAGGTGCTGGCCCGACGGAACCACTACCTGATCAGTACAGAGGTCATACCGGGGGTCTTCAACTCGCCGTTCCTACC TTATCCGACAGATACAGAGTACTTATTGAGATCCGTCAAACCACTCCTACatgagaagaagaagaagacagACAAACCTTTCGATCCAACATGTAGGAGTTATGATCTGCCCAAACCAAAACTCTTACCTCCTTTACCAACCAAACCTCAG GGTCCGTTCCGTGAGCCAGAGGACGTACAGAATCAGCGCTACAAGCCATTCCAGCCCTCACTCAGAGTGGCCACATCATTCACCTCGCTAGAGGAGGCAAGAAAACAAATGAAGAATGAAGAATGGGTCACCAGACTCAATGATAATGT GTTTGAGCCATTCAGTAGACGTGACTCGAGGTATGAGCCTCTTCTCCACACACGCTCTGAGTATGGTCACCTTCCCTACGGTTTCAGATATTTCCGTGAGGAGTTTCCAGATAGGCGTGTCACTCAGCAG GAAAAGGAACGGATAATAGAAACAAATTTAAGACTTGAACATCGTGAAAAG TCTTTCAAGACATTGGTACCTTCGATCCCAATCTTTGACAAGCTGAATGATACATACTCCCAAGGTCAAGTGTTCTAA
- the LOC105333512 gene encoding uncharacterized protein C2orf73 homolog isoform X1 has product MTLYMPPLQRKKRVPNRYNPDSFRVISDEAETTRERFSGNPYYSPPSPERFETGISLPNIYNRSTQVLPKPVPDFRANNPHPRSCGFLRHDVRLLNEPICSVYTSVTHDEQNQWWPSRTSDEPLQVPGKTKDTVYRSDYMREHNEPLHRTTRHESNSSRDAALGPDILKRLASYEVQEVPVNFLTKRDGTQRIFQEKKSFEHDYNSRKDTNYPVRGKRLGSFVWDEMNPDLAQRFVDQHTNLLEAKEKFEACQSQNAHSSAPNRTPPQQQAPPNNSQAQNNIPNNNVKTVTFQEPPNTSQQN; this is encoded by the exons ATGACCTTGTATATGCCACCGTTACAGCGAAAGAAAAGGGTGCCTAATCGATATAA TCCGGACTCTTTTCGTGTCATAAGTGATGAAGCTGAAACAACTCGTGAAAGATTCTCAGGAAATCCATACTACAGCCCACCGTCACCAGAGAGGTTTGAGACGGGAATATCTCTGCCCAATATTTACAACCGAAGCACACAGGTGCTACCAAAACCTGTACCAGATTTCAGAGCCAACAATCCCCATCCTAGAAGCTGTGGGTTCTTGAGGCATGATGTCAGACTGCTTAATGAGCCTATCTGTAGTGTTTACACATCAGTTACACACGATGAACAAAATCAATGGTGGCCTTCGCGAACCTCTGATGAACCTCTACAGGTCCCGGGTAAAACGAAGGACACAGTTTACCGCAGTGATTACATGAGGGAGCATAATGAGCCATTACACAGGACAACTAGACATGAATCCAACAGCTCTAGAGATGCCGCTCTAGGCCCAG ATATATTGAAACGGCTGGCTAGCTACGAAGTACAGGAAG TCCCTGTGAACTTCTTGACAAAAAGAGATGGCACTCAAAGAATTTTCCAGGAGAAGAAGTCATTCGAGCATGATTACAACTCCAGAAAAGACACAAACTATCCAGTTAGAGGAAAG AGGCTGGGAAGCTTTGTTTGGGATGAGATGAATCCAGATTTAGCTCAGCGGTTTGTGGATCAACACACCAATCTGTTGGAGGCCAAAGAGAAATTTGAAGCTTGTCAATCACAGAACGCCCACTCGTCTGCACCAAATAGGACTCCTCCTCAGCAACAGGCCCCTCCCAACAACTCACAAGCTCAAAATAATATACCTAACAATAATGTTAAAACCGTCACTTTCCAAGAGCCTCCAAATACAAGTCAACAAAACTAG
- the LOC105333510 gene encoding spermatogenesis-associated protein 17 isoform X4, with product MAAMVRLLEETDPIVEEVYRRKNEAEEARQLEYLSTVKIQAWYRGEKTRAYMSHLNKCALIIQRHWRGYLGRGLTRILVKNSVMIMKINFYNKKATYIQKMWRGYYIRKYVFNYYSRKRYLEALQIKNEIVRSELEEYAEMQEQERRRKAEKVEKERREVLARRNHYLISTEVIPGVFNSPFLPYPTDTEYLLRSVKPLLHEKKKKTDKPFDPTCRSYDLPKPKLLPPLPTKPQGPFREPEDVQNQRYKPFQPSLRVATSFTSLEEARKQMKNEEWVTRLNDNVFEPFSRRDSRYEPLLHTRSEYGHLPYGFRYFREEFPDRRVTQQWFPASAGKGTDNRNKFKT from the exons ATGGCGGCGATGGTCAGGTTGCTGGAAGAAACTGACCCCATCGTTGAGGAAGTTTATCGCCGAAAAAA TGAAGCCGAAGAAGCAAGACAGCTTGAATATCTGTCAACCGTAAAGATACAGGCATGGTATCGAGGAGAAAAGACGAGAGCATACATGAG CCATCTTAATAAGTGTGCGCTCATCATTCAAAGACACTGGAGAGGTTATCTAGGAAGGGGGCTAACAAGAATTCTTGTCAAG aacaGTGTAATGATTATGAAAATAAACTTCTACAACAAGAAAGCAACTTAT ATACAAAAAATGTGGAGAGGATATTACATCAggaaatatgtatttaattacTACAGTCGAAAGAGATACCTTGAAGCAttacaaatcaaaaatgaaattgtcAG GAGTGAACTAGAAGAATATGCAGAGATGCAGGAACAGGAGAGAAGAAGAAAGGCAGAGAAGGTGGAGAAAGAGAGAAGGGAGGTGCTGGCCCGACGGAACCACTACCTGATCAGTACAGAGGTCATACCGGGGGTCTTCAACTCGCCGTTCCTACC TTATCCGACAGATACAGAGTACTTATTGAGATCCGTCAAACCACTCCTACatgagaagaagaagaagacagACAAACCTTTCGATCCAACATGTAGGAGTTATGATCTGCCCAAACCAAAACTCTTACCTCCTTTACCAACCAAACCTCAG GGTCCGTTCCGTGAGCCAGAGGACGTACAGAATCAGCGCTACAAGCCATTCCAGCCCTCACTCAGAGTGGCCACATCATTCACCTCGCTAGAGGAGGCAAGAAAACAAATGAAGAATGAAGAATGGGTCACCAGACTCAATGATAATGT GTTTGAGCCATTCAGTAGACGTGACTCGAGGTATGAGCCTCTTCTCCACACACGCTCTGAGTATGGTCACCTTCCCTACGGTTTCAGATATTTCCGTGAGGAGTTTCCAGATAGGCGTGTCACTCAGCAG TGGTTCCCAGCATCTGCAG GAAAAGGAACGGATAATAGAAACAAATTTAAGACTTGA
- the LOC105333510 gene encoding spermatogenesis-associated protein 17 isoform X3, with protein sequence MAAMVRLLEETDPIVEEVYRRKNEAEEARQLEYLSTVKIQAWYRGEKTRAYMSHLNKCALIIQRHWRGYLGRGLTRILVKNSVMIMKINFYNKKATYIQKMWRGYYIRKYVFNYYSRKRYLEALQIKNEIVRSELEEYAEMQEQERRRKAEKVEKERREVLARRNHYLISTEVIPGVFNSPFLPYPTDTEYLLRSVKPLLHEKKKKTDKPFDPTCRSYDLPKPKLLPPLPTKPQGPFREPEDVQNQRYKPFQPSLRVATSFTSLEEARKQMKNEEWVTRLNDNVFEPFSRRDSRYEPLLHTRSEYGHLPYGFRYFREEFPDRRVTQQWFPASAVFQDIGTFDPNL encoded by the exons ATGGCGGCGATGGTCAGGTTGCTGGAAGAAACTGACCCCATCGTTGAGGAAGTTTATCGCCGAAAAAA TGAAGCCGAAGAAGCAAGACAGCTTGAATATCTGTCAACCGTAAAGATACAGGCATGGTATCGAGGAGAAAAGACGAGAGCATACATGAG CCATCTTAATAAGTGTGCGCTCATCATTCAAAGACACTGGAGAGGTTATCTAGGAAGGGGGCTAACAAGAATTCTTGTCAAG aacaGTGTAATGATTATGAAAATAAACTTCTACAACAAGAAAGCAACTTAT ATACAAAAAATGTGGAGAGGATATTACATCAggaaatatgtatttaattacTACAGTCGAAAGAGATACCTTGAAGCAttacaaatcaaaaatgaaattgtcAG GAGTGAACTAGAAGAATATGCAGAGATGCAGGAACAGGAGAGAAGAAGAAAGGCAGAGAAGGTGGAGAAAGAGAGAAGGGAGGTGCTGGCCCGACGGAACCACTACCTGATCAGTACAGAGGTCATACCGGGGGTCTTCAACTCGCCGTTCCTACC TTATCCGACAGATACAGAGTACTTATTGAGATCCGTCAAACCACTCCTACatgagaagaagaagaagacagACAAACCTTTCGATCCAACATGTAGGAGTTATGATCTGCCCAAACCAAAACTCTTACCTCCTTTACCAACCAAACCTCAG GGTCCGTTCCGTGAGCCAGAGGACGTACAGAATCAGCGCTACAAGCCATTCCAGCCCTCACTCAGAGTGGCCACATCATTCACCTCGCTAGAGGAGGCAAGAAAACAAATGAAGAATGAAGAATGGGTCACCAGACTCAATGATAATGT GTTTGAGCCATTCAGTAGACGTGACTCGAGGTATGAGCCTCTTCTCCACACACGCTCTGAGTATGGTCACCTTCCCTACGGTTTCAGATATTTCCGTGAGGAGTTTCCAGATAGGCGTGTCACTCAGCAG TGGTTCCCAGCATCTGCAG TCTTTCAAGACATTGGTACCTTCGATCCCAATCTTTGA
- the LOC105333510 gene encoding spermatogenesis-associated protein 17 isoform X2, with the protein MAAMVRLLEETDPIVEEVYRRKNEAEEARQLEYLSTVKIQAWYRGEKTRAYMSHLNKCALIIQRHWRGYLGRGLTRILVKNSVMIMKINFYNKKATYIQKMWRGYYIRKYVFNYYSRKRYLEALQIKNEIVRSELEEYAEMQEQERRRKAEKVEKERREVLARRNHYLISTEVIPGVFNSPFLPYPTDTEYLLRSVKPLLHEKKKKTDKPFDPTCRSYDLPKPKLLPPLPTKPQGPFREPEDVQNQRYKPFQPSLRVATSFTSLEEARKQMKNEEWVTRLNDNVFEPFSRRDSRYEPLLHTRSEYGHLPYGFRYFREEFPDRRVTQQSFKTLVPSIPIFDKLNDTYSQGQVF; encoded by the exons ATGGCGGCGATGGTCAGGTTGCTGGAAGAAACTGACCCCATCGTTGAGGAAGTTTATCGCCGAAAAAA TGAAGCCGAAGAAGCAAGACAGCTTGAATATCTGTCAACCGTAAAGATACAGGCATGGTATCGAGGAGAAAAGACGAGAGCATACATGAG CCATCTTAATAAGTGTGCGCTCATCATTCAAAGACACTGGAGAGGTTATCTAGGAAGGGGGCTAACAAGAATTCTTGTCAAG aacaGTGTAATGATTATGAAAATAAACTTCTACAACAAGAAAGCAACTTAT ATACAAAAAATGTGGAGAGGATATTACATCAggaaatatgtatttaattacTACAGTCGAAAGAGATACCTTGAAGCAttacaaatcaaaaatgaaattgtcAG GAGTGAACTAGAAGAATATGCAGAGATGCAGGAACAGGAGAGAAGAAGAAAGGCAGAGAAGGTGGAGAAAGAGAGAAGGGAGGTGCTGGCCCGACGGAACCACTACCTGATCAGTACAGAGGTCATACCGGGGGTCTTCAACTCGCCGTTCCTACC TTATCCGACAGATACAGAGTACTTATTGAGATCCGTCAAACCACTCCTACatgagaagaagaagaagacagACAAACCTTTCGATCCAACATGTAGGAGTTATGATCTGCCCAAACCAAAACTCTTACCTCCTTTACCAACCAAACCTCAG GGTCCGTTCCGTGAGCCAGAGGACGTACAGAATCAGCGCTACAAGCCATTCCAGCCCTCACTCAGAGTGGCCACATCATTCACCTCGCTAGAGGAGGCAAGAAAACAAATGAAGAATGAAGAATGGGTCACCAGACTCAATGATAATGT GTTTGAGCCATTCAGTAGACGTGACTCGAGGTATGAGCCTCTTCTCCACACACGCTCTGAGTATGGTCACCTTCCCTACGGTTTCAGATATTTCCGTGAGGAGTTTCCAGATAGGCGTGTCACTCAGCAG TCTTTCAAGACATTGGTACCTTCGATCCCAATCTTTGACAAGCTGAATGATACATACTCCCAAGGTCAAGTGTTCTAA
- the LOC105333512 gene encoding uncharacterized protein C2orf73 homolog isoform X2 encodes MTLYMPPLQRKKRVPNRYNPDSFRVISDEAETTRERFSGNPYYSPPSPERFETGISLPNIYNRSTQVLPKPVPDFRANNPHPRSCGFLRHDVRLLNEPICSVYTSVTHDEQNQWWPSRTSDEPLQVPGKTKDTVYRSDYMREHNEPLHRTTRHESNSSRDAALGPVPVNFLTKRDGTQRIFQEKKSFEHDYNSRKDTNYPVRGKRLGSFVWDEMNPDLAQRFVDQHTNLLEAKEKFEACQSQNAHSSAPNRTPPQQQAPPNNSQAQNNIPNNNVKTVTFQEPPNTSQQN; translated from the exons ATGACCTTGTATATGCCACCGTTACAGCGAAAGAAAAGGGTGCCTAATCGATATAA TCCGGACTCTTTTCGTGTCATAAGTGATGAAGCTGAAACAACTCGTGAAAGATTCTCAGGAAATCCATACTACAGCCCACCGTCACCAGAGAGGTTTGAGACGGGAATATCTCTGCCCAATATTTACAACCGAAGCACACAGGTGCTACCAAAACCTGTACCAGATTTCAGAGCCAACAATCCCCATCCTAGAAGCTGTGGGTTCTTGAGGCATGATGTCAGACTGCTTAATGAGCCTATCTGTAGTGTTTACACATCAGTTACACACGATGAACAAAATCAATGGTGGCCTTCGCGAACCTCTGATGAACCTCTACAGGTCCCGGGTAAAACGAAGGACACAGTTTACCGCAGTGATTACATGAGGGAGCATAATGAGCCATTACACAGGACAACTAGACATGAATCCAACAGCTCTAGAGATGCCGCTCTAGGCCCAG TCCCTGTGAACTTCTTGACAAAAAGAGATGGCACTCAAAGAATTTTCCAGGAGAAGAAGTCATTCGAGCATGATTACAACTCCAGAAAAGACACAAACTATCCAGTTAGAGGAAAG AGGCTGGGAAGCTTTGTTTGGGATGAGATGAATCCAGATTTAGCTCAGCGGTTTGTGGATCAACACACCAATCTGTTGGAGGCCAAAGAGAAATTTGAAGCTTGTCAATCACAGAACGCCCACTCGTCTGCACCAAATAGGACTCCTCCTCAGCAACAGGCCCCTCCCAACAACTCACAAGCTCAAAATAATATACCTAACAATAATGTTAAAACCGTCACTTTCCAAGAGCCTCCAAATACAAGTCAACAAAACTAG
- the LOC105333509 gene encoding intraflagellar transport protein 43 homolog isoform X2 gives MDDDMDFDSAAKPSRDAKRGRRAAASKSMNPPDAPAFESPADSPQPARSKPGRDQDEGGPPPKPSRMSGWGEENPRKSRKLGEGFEFDDERLRPHSPDQGEESDNDIPVIPDLEDQQDEDMSTRVAIAPNVAVNRVATYRELDHDLQKQAAFLTLDNEIDLKLLTKSLSADADLFEEDKPWEWDRLFTEVTSELFVQTEQTEENDIGDQVLP, from the exons atggaCGATGATATGGATTTTGATTCTGCTGCTAAGCCATCAAGG GATGCAAAACGTGGACGTCGAGCTGCAGCCTCCAAGTCCATGAACCCGCCTGATGCTCCTGCATTCGAGAGCCCAGCTGATTCACCCCAGCCCGCAAGATCGAAACCAGGGCGAGATCAGGATGAG ggTGGACCACCTCCAAAGCCCAGCAGGATGTCTGGATGGGGTGAGGAAAATCCCAGAAAGAG ccGAAAACTTGGAGAGGGATTTGAATTTGATGA CGAGCGACTGAGACCCCATTCACCGGATCAGGGGGAGGAGTCCGATAATG ACATTCCTGTGATCCCTGACCTTGAGGATCAACAGGATGAGGACATGTCCACCAGAGTAGCCATAGCACCAAA TGTGGCAGTTAACCGGGTGGCAACGTATCGAGAACTCGACCATGACCTCCAAAAGCAGGCGGCCTTCCTTACTCTG GACAATGAGATTGACTTAAAATTGTTGACCAAATCACTCTCAGCGGATGCAGATCTTTTTGAG GAGGACAAGCCCTGGGAGTGGGACCGCCTGTTTACAGAGGTGACCTCTGAACTCTTCGTCCAGACAGAACAGACGGAGGAGAATGATATAGGGGACCAAGTTCTACCCTAG
- the LOC105333509 gene encoding intraflagellar transport protein 43 homolog isoform X1 — translation MDDDMDFDSAAKPSRDAKRGRRAAASKSMNPPDAPAFESPADSPQPARSKPGRDQDEGGPPPKPSRMSGWGEENPRKSRKLGEGFEFDDDLLDGIDSRLFGERLRPHSPDQGEESDNDIPVIPDLEDQQDEDMSTRVAIAPNVAVNRVATYRELDHDLQKQAAFLTLDNEIDLKLLTKSLSADADLFEEDKPWEWDRLFTEVTSELFVQTEQTEENDIGDQVLP, via the exons atggaCGATGATATGGATTTTGATTCTGCTGCTAAGCCATCAAGG GATGCAAAACGTGGACGTCGAGCTGCAGCCTCCAAGTCCATGAACCCGCCTGATGCTCCTGCATTCGAGAGCCCAGCTGATTCACCCCAGCCCGCAAGATCGAAACCAGGGCGAGATCAGGATGAG ggTGGACCACCTCCAAAGCCCAGCAGGATGTCTGGATGGGGTGAGGAAAATCCCAGAAAGAG ccGAAAACTTGGAGAGGGATTTGAATTTGATGA CGATTTACTCGATGGAATAGACAGCCGTCTGTTTGG CGAGCGACTGAGACCCCATTCACCGGATCAGGGGGAGGAGTCCGATAATG ACATTCCTGTGATCCCTGACCTTGAGGATCAACAGGATGAGGACATGTCCACCAGAGTAGCCATAGCACCAAA TGTGGCAGTTAACCGGGTGGCAACGTATCGAGAACTCGACCATGACCTCCAAAAGCAGGCGGCCTTCCTTACTCTG GACAATGAGATTGACTTAAAATTGTTGACCAAATCACTCTCAGCGGATGCAGATCTTTTTGAG GAGGACAAGCCCTGGGAGTGGGACCGCCTGTTTACAGAGGTGACCTCTGAACTCTTCGTCCAGACAGAACAGACGGAGGAGAATGATATAGGGGACCAAGTTCTACCCTAG